The sequence below is a genomic window from Perca fluviatilis chromosome 13, GENO_Pfluv_1.0, whole genome shotgun sequence.
GGATTCACAGCTGCatgttaatttaaatttttttttattttcaagtaGTTACTCAACAATGCTGTGTGTAAAACAGTTATTCTATGTTATATTTCTACTTTaccacattaatctgacagcttttctTACTTTGCAGAATCAAATTATTAACACAACATAACTAATTACGATGTGATATTAAGCCACCCAGCAGTTTATACAGTTACACAGTAAATCACAGCCGCatgttcatttcatttttatttttttattttcaagtaGTTACTCTCATCAATAATAACAATGCTGTATGTAAAACAAACCCGCAGAGTTAAAGTGATTTATACAGAGcttgtttaaaagtaaaaaaaaaaaaaggaagtttaGGGTAAGTAGGTCAGCAGGAAGTCCTTAATCCAGCAAGGCAGTGAAGTAAGGTTGCCATTTGAGAGGGGGCGGGTTGATGCAGAGACtgtataagtgaagccaaaacatctggatcgcccaaagatggtttctgtcatttcgGGGTAGTTCTGATCACACTGGTGTTAGTTCAAGTGTTAATTTTTCtgatcagtgtttttttttttgttacttaatgcTATAAAAGCAGGGTGAAACCATagtgattgacagctgggattGACTCGTGATTGGTCGGGCAGGTGTGTGACCGGGACTTTGATGCTGCTACATCcgtggttgatgctccacgcccttgaccggcagctgattggatgaatgcgtcacgtgggtctggccgCTCGAGAATTTCAACCGAGCGTCACGGCGGCCAGTTacgaatacgatctcgtattttacgaaaataggtCACCAggatgtttctgaaaacattttaagcgagttGTATCGTACAGTTGCTgaaatctgtcttcatttcagatcgacaaaggtcagttggaaagattttcgtctacttctactggatggTCGCgtttcatttgcataaagatgggcatcGGCCGGATTTTTGGACGCGCAGCAATTTTCAAatgcagcgccgccttcccAGGATGCTTTGCGGGCGCGTTAAAGTCACTTGACGTCACCCAGAGGAATAAAGCGGAGCGACAGAAGCCTCGCACGGACAAATGGATCAGCACTGTATGGTTGAGAGGGAAAAGCAGCATTATTTTTGATCAAATGTAAGAAAAAAGGCAGTACTGGTTCGTGggtttttcttacacccctctAAATCTTGATCCATGGTCCTGCGGAGGCTCCCCGCAGCCTACGTAAGTTTATACTTGGTGCGTTGGTGTGCGCGTCGATTtcttaaaagaaaatgtttcaaaTATTAGGGTGTAGCGTCGGTATCTCAGATCGCAGATTTAACGCcgaagcataaatcacgctttataAACAAAAACCGCGTCAGGAGCCTTTACTTGTTCACAGTGGGAGGGTGTAAATCATTTTTTACGTGAGGTTTTATGTTGATAATTGAGAAAACTTCAGGTTGAATTAACTTCCCTGATAAATAGGGCCTGGGTATCGCCAGTGATTTCCCGAATCGATTCGATTCTGACTCTTTAATAttaacattcattcaataatATTTTGAGATCTCTACTTTTGAGTAAAAATAgaaattttgagcatatcaaacacttcatttcctgccttCTGGTGAATtgttctgcaacaatttgtgccttttttgcATCAAGTTATGGAgcaaattttttaaatgtaaattaaattataataggttttttggggggggttgcaccggccagttttgattattagtGGGGTTGTAACCCCCATCCCCCTTTTAATTTACTTATAATTCACCAGGTATTACATATATTAAACATATCAAAAGATCGATTTGGGGAttttattaacccttgtgttgtcttctcaTCCAATATGCACGTTTTTCtgcaaaaaatttaaaattaaaacgtttattttttccaagtcttttgtcacttattctgtttgttgatttttttttctgcgcttgttttttgacatttttgtagtttttttccactttttgaagctttttttccaacatttttatcatttttctttttcttcgaatactataaattaaataaaacacccaaattcaataatagtagtgaactgatcatttatttgacttgtgaagagcCTTGCAtagaaccatccatgttatttttttggacaatttggtaATTgtaaaacccaaatttctgatgtagaaactttttgaaaatgggtcatatttgacccgaagacaacaggagggttaatcgATAACAGATCACAgattcaaacaaagaaaaaaactaatttaatttGAGAATGGATTATTTGAACCCAGCCCTACTGATAACAGTGTTTGGTGTCTTAAAcccccaacgtcgccttccaggcagcgctgtctGGAAGGCAcaaggattaggcaatggttaggggcAGGGTTAGCGTTAGGTGTGTCACTGCCCGATGCGAGTCGAGTTccgatgtgagtcgcgcatgcgtcactttgcgacaagtagccgccaagatgctaacggcttttTGAGCTAACGCACAGTCTATGAGCTGACGTTagcaactgctgctgctgctggctacaagttagcaatcaaacacaacaaaggctgtcacttgaatggcgttttgagctaacgttagcaatcaaacaatcatagctaGCTAccatgtttttgaaatgactcgactcacatcgggcagtgacaagGTGTCTTGAAGTCAACGCTCGCAGCGCTGCCTttaagtcgacgttgggggcttaaacaaacaaagaaaaacaaacaaagaaaaaacaaagaaaaaaactaatttcattTGAGAATTAAATAATttgtacccagccctactgatAACAGTGTTTGGTGTCTTAAAcccccaacgtcgccttccaggcagcgctgtctGGAAGGCAcaaggattaggcaatggttaggggcAGTGTTAGCGTTAGGTGTGTCACTGCCCGATGCGAGTCGAGTTccgatgtgagtcgcgcatgcgtcacttagcgacaagatgctaacggcttttTGAGCTAACGCACAGTCTATGAGCTGACGTTagcaactgctgctgctgctgtctacacgtttttgaaatgatttccatcttctgctATTGTATGTAaacgtttattattttatggatttcacaaatttcagtaagacacgttatgccgtaaaccgtttgaATCTGAGCATGCCCGACTCACATgagcactcgactcacatcgggcagcgACAAGGTGTCTTGAAGTCAACgctcgcagcgctgccttgaagtcaacgctCGCAGTGCTGCCTttaagtcgacgttgggggcttaaaactcCATCGAGCGCTGATAACTCGTCCTCAcaccagctgcagcagcagcccgTACGGTCGGATGGACTCCTGCACGATGGCTCTCGCCTGGACGTCGTTGCACTCTTTGGGGACGTAGACCAACCAGACGTCCTCCCGCTGGCACTTCACCCTCTTCGACGGGTTGATGCGGTTCTGGAGAACCACTTTGTACGTCTTCCCGTCCActttggacttgaactgcttgCAGTACTTCTCCGCCAGCTTGATGTCCGGCGTGGAGTACGCCCCTCGGCCCCTCGTCTCGGCGTTGACCAGCGAGGCGGCGGCGGCTTCCAGGAAGCAGGGCTCGTCGCCGGGGCTACCGCCGTGGGTCAGGATGATGCCCAGGGAGCCGTCCATGTTGTGTCCGTGGTAGGAGACGGGCCAGGCGTCCTTCCCCGTCCCGAGCCAGGTGTCCCCGTCGTACTTCCGCACGACCTGCAGCGCGGCGCGGTTCCAGCCGCAGGGACGGATGTACGGCTCGTTGCCGCGCAGGAACGTCTTGCTGCCGTCCTGgagggagggggcgggggggggtcCAACAGGGTCAGGGGGAAACGTTAATTATGCTACATGCTTGGGGGTTACTCCCTTCCTCCATTCTTCCTTTCCTTGTCCCTTCTCGCTTCAAAAAATGCACCCCCCCACCCGGTCATTGTCCACTCCTTTACGAGGATGGTGTCAGTTTACTTAAGAGGAATTCAGACTATTTCAAACCAGTCTAACTGCCTCCATTATGTCAGTATAACCTTTAACCGCCTTATATGTCagtgttttgagtgtgtgtgtgtgtgtgtgtgtcactatgTGTGTTATTTTGCCAGGAACAGCCATTCTTTTAAGATGACTGATCTCCACTGTACTAGTAAATATTCCTCACTCCTTTCTTCACTCACTCTatccttccttctctctttcctttaaTCCCTCGcaatctccctccctccctccctccctcactctctccttcCGTCCCTCGATCTGTCTTtccctccctcactcactcactccttcactcctctccctccttcccccttctctctctactttctctctctctttcctttttctctcttttctactctcttttttcttctttctctctttccttttatcctctctctctcatcccctctctccttccctcctctctctttccctcccttaaacccctctttctttttttctttttttcttccactaactctccccaccctctctccatctctctcctttctttctttccctctctcctttactccctccctctctctctttctttcttttttttctctctctcttttttttttttttctctctttcccccttttcttcccccctctcctttcccctttttttctttttctctctcctcttcttttccctccctctcttttgttttacttttttccccccttgcAAAAATGCATCTCTATGATCGGACGCATGATTtattcaaaaaagaaaagccgCAAGAACAAATCGCCGTCCACCTTAATGTTGGTGAAGTCGTAGTCGTACTGCGGATCGAAGAAGTCCTGCGGGTTGATCTTCACCGTGGTCCTGAGGCTGGGCTGCGGCCCGGCGGAGGACGGGCCCTCAACCAGACACGGCGGGGAGCTGTACAAATCCTCGTCCTGCAGGGACAAAGTCCCCAGGCTCGGGTACTCCAGCTGTTTGAGCCCCTCCTGCTTGTAAAACTCCTTGAGGGCCACGATGTTGACAAAGTCCTGCGGGGTGAGCTGGGAGGCCCCCGCTGTCGGCTCGACGTTACAGCCGGAGAGGGCAGACAGGGCCTCCAGACACAGCTGACGGTCTGGCATGGCTGCTGACAGGCACAGGAAGGCAGGAAACAACCTTTACTACAACTGCGTCAAGTAACTGCTCTTTTCTTAAGAGTTTGAGCTGTTTTTTGTCTTGAGGAAAAGGTAGAACGCGAAGAGGGGAAGCCACTTTGTCTGCGTCGACACAAACAGCTCGCCCAAGTTTCAATTTCATGCTTTCACTTTCAGTAGCAGAGTGTGAGTCACAGCCGGCTCGGCTCTGAGGGGCGGGGCTTAGTCATGCACACATTACTCATAGATAAGGAATGAAAGGAcggaggaaaagaaaggaagcATACGAGGAATGAAAGGACAGAAAGGACAGGGATAATCAAATAaacaaggaaagaaaaaaaaaaaaaaaaaaaaaaaagaaaagaaaggactgAAGGAAGGACGAAAAGAAGAAGGAAGTAAACAAGGATTGAACGGAtagaaggaagaaaagaagaaggttATAAACAAGGAAAGAAAGGATAGAGGAAAGGAAGCAAATAAACGAGGAATGAAAGGACGAaaggaaggaggaaaagaagaaggaagtaataaagaggaaaagaagaaggaaataaACAAGGATTGAACGGAtggaaggaagaaaagaaggTTATAAAcaaggaaagaggacagaggatagaggaaaggaaggaaataaaCGAAGAAAGAAAGGACtgaaggaaggaggaaaagaaggaaaCAAAGGACAGGAAGAAGGAAATAAGGGAAGAAAGGACTGAAGGAAgtaaaaaagagaggaaaagaagaaggaaataaGGATTGAAAGGCCGGAAGGAAGAAAATAAGGTTATAAACAAGGAAAGAAAGGacagaggaaaggaagaaaataaatgaggAATGAAAGGACGAaaggaaggaggaaaagaaggaaataaacAAGGAATGAAAGGATGGAAGAAGGGAGACGAATGATTTCAGAATTttcctcaatttttttttttatattatattttgggcttttccgcctttaatttttgacaggacaactaggggagaaaggggagagagagggggaagacatgcaagaAATTGTCAcaagtcagatttgaaccctggacctctgcgtcgaggcataaacctctcagtatatgtgcgcctgctctacccactgagccaacccagccactTCTCCTCATATTTCATCTACATTCAGAGCCAGTGAACTGTTGAATCCTAAACCAGATCCAAACAGAAGATCAGCTGTTTTTGCCGGTGTAATCTTTCCACCTTGTGCTTaacaccccctctctctctctgtctccaggGAAACCAGCTGTTTGCTGCTGTAATCCAATGAGAAGCAACACAAGGCAGAGCGTCACCGAGGTGTGTAGATCCTTCTGTCCTTTCATTCCTGGTTTATTTCCTTGCTTATTTCTTTCCCTCTTCCTGTCTTTCTTCCTCCCGTCCTTTTAtcctttgtttgtttccttcttcttttcctccattttgagaaaacatgtCGTTCAACCCGGAAACCGTAGCAAAACGTTGCACACTGTTGTAAACTTGAACGTGCCACAGATTTTTCACAAGCtacttgtttttaaaaatatagatACGTTTATTGATCTTAAATAATTGATCTAATATGAATGCGAGTTTTCCTGTGTGAATGTGGAGGTTAACTAGTGTCTTGTCTCTGCAGGAAGTGTCTTTGCACTATTCCAGTCTGAAGCATGCAGACAAGCACCGCCCCTCGGGCCGAGGAGGGACAGGATTGGTCGAAGAGGACGTCACGTACTCGGCAGTGACCAGTCGCAAGAACCCAACTGGTTCCCACGGGAACAGATAAAACGACTCACTgttgttatttgtgtttttaacagaagaagaaaaattcTCTGCTTTCAAATATGATTCATTTGAGATTTTATAAACGTGGCTTTTTataaacaattactttttttttttttactgtttctgCTCTTTAAACAAGTGGAAACTTTCCTTTTTAAATACAAGTTTCTATAACTGATCTCTCTCTAAAGCCAATTTCAAGAACTATTTTTCCCCCAAAATATGCTGGAGTAATGAAAGCACTGTCCTGTGTAAGTTTTCTTTAAACTGTGATATTTCAAGCTATTTCACTGATAAGCTTTTCACATTAAAATGCAATAGACTGTGTGAAATGTGTTCAAATGAACATCGTTTACATACACGTAAACACAACAGAAGAATGGTAAAATGTCACTGTACCACTTTAGATACATATAATGATAGAAAGTTTATTTGTACAAACCATGTATATCGGAGTAGTATGTAGCATCCACTgtgatttgtgtgtctgtagcttaGTATCTGTCAacaattgtaatttccccactggggatcaataaaaaagtatagtataaGTATAGATTAAAAAGAATTAACCGTAAATAcatcactttgttttttttaaatcatttttaataaatacattgtGATAAGAAAAGCTCCGGTCTTGTTTAATTTCTACAACCCGTCCTTTATGTACTGAGCCCCTAAAGGGACATGGggaattatttacttttttattgtaCTTCTCGTATGCACGAGATAATTTATGGTGCGCGCGAGAAACTTTTACGTGAGCAGGAGACGCACGCGAAAGCATCTTATGCTCACGAGATACCAATCCGAGGCTAGACGCAAAATGATGCTAACAAAgtactgctaacgttatgtggCTAGAGTTAATATTTCACATCCACAGCATAAAATTGGTTACAGGGTTTCCACCGGGTCTTAAAAattcttaaaaagtctaaaatttcaaaatccaaatttgaggccttaaaaagtcttaaattcgctGAAGTTTTGTGTTCTAGGCTTTCAGCTTCCATGTGATTGGCGCGAGTCTCTTTCGGATTGTACCGCAGAcataaaactgattttattcttcagctttgGGGAAGTGAAAGTTTAGTGATActttgcttgaaaaaaaaatatcattcattatGGActtaaaaaagtctaaaaaaaagtcttaaatttgacttggtgaaacttGCAGAAACTCTGGGTTAACAGTAACCTTATAATCTTTCGTGTGCTCACGAAAAAAGTTATCTTTGCTAACGAAAAAGTTTCTCcgacccagagtgttttttcctcctatcccagaatgcatctgtggtgtagccagaccttacaccacaacgctgtggagatagagctggcaatgcgagactaaaacGCGTCTGACACGgacaatctcctgttgtgtgctacatgtgtGAAACGGAAACTCCGGACCTGATTCTCCGGACATTGTACGGATTTCATTTGAGAAAACGGCTCAGGTCTGGTATTAATCTTGTCATCTAACTCTTAGCAAGAAAGCAAGTAGGCTAATATCCTAAAAGGGACATGGGGAACGATTTATTTTTTCTCGTACTTCTCGTGTGCAAAAGATAATTTCTGGTGTGCACGAGAAACTTTCAAAATGATGGTAACAAAGTACTGCTAATGTGGGAgcatgcctatgttcccacagccctatgttcccacatttccttttccatgaatttgtatcagattttatccccctttctcccaatctggtagccaattacacccaacctattatccagtagcaatggactaccgATAGAATGTAGCTTTTAGCTAAATCTGGtggaaccctaaccctaaccctggaACAAACAGTAGGGCTGTGGGTatatagggcctaattttaagaaaaagcttagaaatgtgggaacatagggctgttggaacatagggtctaattttaagaaaaagctTAGAAAagtgggaacatagggatgttggaacatagggtctaattttaagaaaaagctTAGAAAagtgggaacatagggatgttggaacatagggtctaattgtcagtggaaaaaaaattcttagaaatgtgggaacatagggctgtgggaccatagctgtgggaacatagggctgaccccgctATTATGTGGCTAAATTAACATTTCACATCCACAGCATGACAGTAACCTTACCCCCACCCTTATAATCCTAGTTTGTTGATGACACTATCAGGTAGACATTTCGTTGTGCTTTCAGGAAGATGAATTCCTCCTCCTCGGCAGCCATCCTGACTGGTACTCTGATTGTTTTTTTCTCGTGGAATCTCCGGACATTGTACGGATTTCATCTGAGAAAAAGGCTCAGGTCTGGTATCAATCTTGTCATCTAACTCTTAGCAAGAAAGAAAGTAAGCGTATATCCTAAAAGCTCGGACAATTACCCATTTTATAAGAACCTATTTTATGTattcatgtgtttttaatagctGTGCGAGGGAAATTTCACTTAAAGGGGCAATTGAGTAAAGTTAAAATAGGTATACACGGTACATAAATGTTTTAATCACATTGGgatacatacagtactgtaggaAAGTGCATTAACATGTAGGTTAAGATGAAAAACAGCCTCTCATTGtttcatatttaacattttgttgCTCTCCTGACTGTCAGATGGCTGCGACGGGATGCAGCAGAAAGCGTTTCTGTTGGGCAGCCGGTCTGGTGATGACCGAAGAATAGATGACGTCGTGGTGGTTCTGGTCCGGTGGAGGCCTGCTGGGTCTCTCCCTCCAGTTCTGTCGGCCCAGAGAAGCGTAATGGATCGTCTCCTCCGGCAGGGATGGACTCTCTGGAACCTCCCGCTCTGCAGAGACACCGGTGTGTACGGTATGTACGGTGAAAACTGATATGAGGATAAATGTAACGTACGGTGCAAAGGGTGGATGGTTTTACCGGTTTGCGTGTTGGACGTATTCCACGGCTGCAGCTCCGTGTCATCAAGCTTCTGGGCTGCAGACAAACAGAAGACAatgaaagaaatgcaaaacaacctatcccagaatgcatctattttatttatttatttattacagggacagtgcatattaatatACATTTCTGTCAATATGCTAGAGTTAGCcagaaggctatttttcatctgcagtccctataCAGATGGTAAAAGTCACCCTAAAAGAGAGTAAAATTACATAAttacataacaatataacaatacATTTGGTAAAAATTACTATTAAGCTAAAATGTACAATAGAAACATAGCAGACCAAcaatcaggcaaacatcagacaaagacattaacacatgcacacacacaaggc
It includes:
- the LOC120571700 gene encoding uncharacterized protein LOC120571700; its protein translation is MPDRQLCLEALSALSGCNVEPTAGASQLTPQDFVNIVALKEFYKQEGLKQLEYPSLGTLSLQDEDLYSSPPCLVEGPSSAGPQPSLRTTVKINPQDFFDPQYDYDFTNIKDGSKTFLRGNEPYIRPCGWNRAALQVVRKYDGDTWLGTGKDAWPVSYHGHNMDGSLGIILTHGGSPGDEPCFLEAAAASLVNAETRGRGAYSTPDIKLAEKYCKQFKSKVDGKTYKVVLQNRINPSKRVKCQREDVWLVYVPKECNDVQARAIVQESIRPYGLLLQLV